The Cloacibacillus sp. nucleotide sequence TGGATCGTGAGATAGCGGAGGTAAAAGAAAAGGGATACGCGACGGACAACGAAGAGTGCGAGTTAGGGCTGCGCTGCATCGCCTATCCGGTCCGCGATTCATTCGGTAAGATCGTCGCCGCCACAAGCTGCTTCTCCACCGTGGAAAAAATGACGGACGAGTTCATCTCCGATAAGGTGAAACCCGAACTATGCCGGGTCGCCGAAGAATTATCAAAACGTATGGGGTTCACCGCTTAAAACAGCCGCCGCCCCCTCCCTTCCCTGTAAACGACCGCCTCTCCTGCGGCACGGACATAGCTTTATCAGACGGCAGCGGCCTGTACCGCTGCCGCTATTTTTTCCCGTCGGGCGCTGTTAACGCTCTATATATTCACAGCCTTAGCAATGATAAGGAAACTGAAAGAGATACCGCCGGGGCATGGGAAGATATTCAAGTTTATCTAAAAATAAGCGTCAAATATTAAGCGCATACCTCCCATAATTATTATAAAATAGGACAAAAGAACGGAGGAAGAACATGAGACTCTTCATCGCAGAAAAAGCCTCCCTGGCAAAGGCCATTATCGAGGCTCATCCTGGTAAGATAAAATCACGTGACAGACTGTCTGTGACAATGGATAACGGAGACACCGTCTGCTGGTCGGCCGGACATATTTTAACGATGCGGACACCGGATATGATCGACGCCGAATACAAAAGATGGCGCGTCGCGCCGCTGCCGATAATTCCGCGGGAATGGCCGAAGCTTCCCGATCAGGAGAAAAAGGATCTGCTGGCGAACATCGGCAGACTGCTCAAAGAGGCCGAGACCGTCGTCCACGCCGGCGACGCGGACAGAGAGGGGCAGCTGCTCGTAGACGAAATACTCCAATATTTCAAATTCAAAGGCGAGGTAAAGCGTCTGCTCATAACCGATTTGAACGCCTCCGCAATACGGGCGGCGATAAATGAAATGCGCCCCAATCTGGACTACAAAAACCTATCAAATTCAGCGGAGGCGCACCACCGGGCAGACTGGATATTCGGCTTCAACCTTACAAGGCTCTTTACCTGCACCACCGAAAGAGGCAGGGGCGAGATCATCTCCGTCGGCAGAGTCCAGACGCCCACGCTTGCGCTCGTGGTAAACCGCGACCTGCTGATAGAAAATTTTATCTCCAAACCCTTCTACGACGTGAAGGCCCGCAGCGTTATCAAAAACGGGGAATTTATCGCCTCCTGGAAGCCGAAAGAAGACCAGGAGGGGCTCGACGAAGAGGGACGTGTCGTTGACCGGGGCGCCGTCTCCCGGCTTGAAAAAAAGCTCGCCGGAAAGGTAGGCCGCGTCTCTAATTTTGAGAAAAAGAGCTCGCTGGCACAGCCTCCGCTGCCGCACTCCATGCCGACGCTGCAAAGCGAGGCGGCGAAAAAATTCGACATCTCTCCCGCCGATACGCTGAAGACCGCGCAGCGCCTATATGAACTGAAATATACCACCTATCCGCGCTCAGACTGCCAATATCTCCCGGAATCGCTCTACGAAAACAGGGCGCGCGTTCTCGAAGCGATCAAAAAGACCAGCCCTGAGTATGAAGCGTATCACTTCGACACAGAGCTAAAATCGGCGGCGTGGAACACCGGCAAAATAGAAGAGCACTTCGCGATCGTTCCCACAGGCGAAATACCGCGGAATTTAAGCGAAGAGGAGCAGATCATCTTTGACCTCATAGCAAGACGGTATGCGGCCCAGTTCCTCCCCCCGCAGGAGTTCGCCGTCGTCTCGATCGAATACGACATCGAAGAAGAATTTTTCAAAGCCACTAGCCGCCAATGTACCAAAGAGGGCTGGCATCTGCTGTACGGCAAAGAGAGGGACGGCGAAGAGGACGAGAGGGAGCCGGAGACCAAGATCCCCGACGCCGTGACCGGCGAGCCGGTCGGCATCCGCGAGCTGATGATCTCGGAGAGAAAGACCACGCCGCCTAAACGTTTTACGGAATCTACGCTGCTTGACGCCATGAACCACATTCACCTTTATGTGGAAGACCCGGACGTAAAGAAAATCCTCAAAGAGACCTCCGGTATCGGGACGGCCGCCACGCAGGCAAAGATCATCGAGACGCTTCAGCAGCGGCAGTTCATCG carries:
- a CDS encoding DNA topoisomerase 3, producing MRLFIAEKASLAKAIIEAHPGKIKSRDRLSVTMDNGDTVCWSAGHILTMRTPDMIDAEYKRWRVAPLPIIPREWPKLPDQEKKDLLANIGRLLKEAETVVHAGDADREGQLLVDEILQYFKFKGEVKRLLITDLNASAIRAAINEMRPNLDYKNLSNSAEAHHRADWIFGFNLTRLFTCTTERGRGEIISVGRVQTPTLALVVNRDLLIENFISKPFYDVKARSVIKNGEFIASWKPKEDQEGLDEEGRVVDRGAVSRLEKKLAGKVGRVSNFEKKSSLAQPPLPHSMPTLQSEAAKKFDISPADTLKTAQRLYELKYTTYPRSDCQYLPESLYENRARVLEAIKKTSPEYEAYHFDTELKSAAWNTGKIEEHFAIVPTGEIPRNLSEEEQIIFDLIARRYAAQFLPPQEFAVVSIEYDIEEEFFKATSRQCTKEGWHLLYGKERDGEEDEREPETKIPDAVTGEPVGIRELMISERKTTPPKRFTESTLLDAMNHIHLYVEDPDVKKILKETSGIGTAATQAKIIETLQQRQFIVKDKKALISTPKGRKLIAEIDDMLRKPDMTALWEAALRGIQRGERDLDSFIGEIADTVKKMTEQRKKTAREYIPASPQREELQGTKCPGCQGNRMLLRIGRDKKNKFWACSDCGLILSNERGKPQKTAVCPLCGHLSVRIKGTRGYFWLCRNQKCKKTFEDNRGKLVVPK